The genomic window GGAGTCGCCGAGGTTCCAGCGCACCTGCGCCGGCGAGCTCGTCTCGTAGATCGGGACGAGGACGGCGCCCGCGAACCAGGTCGCGAAGTCGATGAGGGTCCACTCGTACCGGGTCTTGCACATCAGGCCGACCTTGTCGCCCGGCTGGATGCCGGCGGCGACGAGGCCCTTGGCGAGCCGGACGACCTGCTCGTGGAATTCCCGCGTCGTGACCGGGCTCCACCCGCCGTCGGCGGTCGGCAGCGAGAAGAGCACCGAGTCGGGGGTCGCCGAGACGCGCTCCATGAGGAGGTCGGTGGTGTTCGCGTCGGGGTCGGCGGGGACCAAGGGTGCAGTGGCGAATTCGGTCACGGTAGCTCCTTCGGCACCGGGAGGGTCGCAGGCGCTACGGGGCCGCACGAACCTCGGCATTGGGGTTGACTACACTCTAACCGGTGCGCCCCCGGCAGCCGCTGGGCGCTTGTGCACACACTCCAAAGCACCCCACCCGGAAAGGCGATCCCATTGGCGCTTGCGATCGGCATCGACATCGGCGGCACCAAGATCGCGGGGGCCGTCGTCGACGAGCTGGGCTCGATCGTGCGCTCGCAGCGGGTCGCGACGCCCGCGGGTGACACCGTCGCGCTCGAGGACGCGGTCGTCGAGATGATCCGCGCCCTGTCCGAGGGCGAGCAGATCGCGGCGGTCGGCGTCGCGGCCGCCGGTTTCATCGACGCGGCCCAGTCGATGGTCTACTACGCACCGAACATCGACTGGCGCAACGAGCCCTTCCGCGAGAAGCTCGAGGCCCGCGTCGGCGGCACCGTGGTCGTCGAGAACGATGCCAACGCCGCGGGCTGGGCCGAGTTCCGCTTCGGCGCCGGACGCATGGTCAGCGACATGGCGATGCTGACGATCGGCACGGGCGTCGGCGGCGCGATCGTGTCCGGCGACCGGCTGTTCCGGGGCGGGTTCGGCGCGGGGGCCGAGCTCGGGCACCTCCGGGTGGTGCCGAACGGCATCGCGTGCGGGTGCGGACAGCACGGATGCCTCGAGCAGTACGGCTCGGGCCGCGCCCTGCTGCGCATGGCGAACGAGATCGCGGATGCCGGCGGCATCGGGCAGGCGCTCGCGCGAGCGCGTGCGGAGCACGGCGGGCTCGACGGCACGATCGTCGGCGGCCTCATCGCCGAAGAGGATCCCGGCGCGCTCGCGGCGCTGCGCCAGCTCGGCCACTGGCTCGGCCAGGCCTCCGCGAGCCTCGCCGCGGTGCTGGATCCGCAGCGATTCGTGTTCGGCGGCGGCGTCGCCGTGGCGGGCGAGCTGCTCCTCGCACCCATCCGCGAGGCGTTCCTCGACCACCTGCCGGCTCGCGGCTACCACCCCGAACCCGACTTCGTGATCGCCGAGCTCGTCAACGACGCCGGCGTCGTCGGCGCGGCCGACCTGGCCCGCCTGTGGGTCGAGGAACACGCCTGAACGACGAGGCGGCGGCCGCAGTAGGCTGGCCGGCAGGCTCTGGAGGAGACGGAGGACCCGGGTGTTCTACTGGATCATGAAGCACATCGTGGTCGGGCCGATCCTCCTCTCGATCTTCCGGCCATGGGTCGTCGGGCTCGAGAACGTGCCCGAGGAGGGGCCGGTCATCCTCGCCTCGAACCACCTGTCGTTCATCGACTCGATCTTCCTGCCGCTCGTCGTCGACCGTCCGGTCGTCTTCCTCGCCAAGAGCGAGTACTTCACGGGCAAGGGCCTCAAGGGCTGGGCCACGCGCATGTTCTTCCAGGCCGCGGGCCAGCTGCCGATCGACCGATCGGGCGGCAAGGCGTCGGAGGCCTCGCTGAACACGGGCCTCCGGGTCCTCGGCGAGGGGCGCATCCTCGGCATCTACCCCGAAGGCACGCGCAGCCCCGACGCGAGGCTCTACCGGGGCCGCACCGGCGTCGCGCGCATGGTGCTCGAGGCCGGCGTTCCCGTGGTCCCGGTCGCGATGATCGGCACCGCCGAGGTCATGCCGATCGGCACGCGGCTGCCGAAGGTGCGGCGCGTGGGCATCGTGTTCGGGGAGGCGCTCGACTTCAGCCGCTTCCACGGCATGGAGGGCGACCGCTTCGTGCTGCGATCGGTCACCGACGAGCTCGTCTACGACCTCCGGGCGCTCAGCGGACAGCAGTACGTCGACGTCTACGCGAGCACCGTGCGGGAGCAACGCGCTCCGCAGTCGCGGTAGGCTGGCCGGGACGGCGTCGCGACGTGCGACGCCTGTTCCCTTCCTCCGCGCACTCCGCGCCCGAACCTCCAGGACACCAAGTGGTACAGCTCGTCGAGCCCATCGTGAACGCAGATCCCTCCGTGATCGCGGGCCTCGACTATTGGCGCACGCTGCCGATCAAGCAGCAGCCCAGCTGGCCCGATCCCGAGGCGGCGCACGCGGCGTCGGCCGAGCTCGCGACGCTGCCGCCGCTCGTGTTCGCGGGCGAGGTCGACATGCTCCGCGACCGGCTCGCGGCCGCATCGCGCGGCGAGGCGTTCCTGCTCCAGGGCGGCGACTGCGCCGAGACCTTCGCGGGCGCGACCGCCGACCAGATCCGCAACCGCGTCAAGACCGTGCTGCAGATGGCCGTCGTGCTCACGTACGGCGCGTCGATGCCCGTGGTGAAGATGGGGCGCATGGCGGGCCAGTTCGCCAAGCCCCGATCGAGCGACACCGAGACCCGCGGCGACGTGACGCTGCCCGCGTACCGTGGCGACATCGTCAACGGCTACGACTTCACGCCCGAGTCGCGTGCGGCCGACCCGTCGCGCCTCCTGCAGGGCTACCACATGGCCGCGTCGACGCTGAACCTCATCCGCGCGTTCACGCAGGGCGGCTTCGCCGACCTGCGCCAGGTGCACGCGTGGAACCAGGGGTTCGCGGCGAACCCCGCGAACGTCCGCTACGAGAAGCTCGCCCGCGAGATCGACCGTGCGGTGAAGTTCATGGACGCCTGCGGCGCCGATTTCGACGAGCTCAAGCGCACCGAGTTCTACACCGGCCACGAGGGCCTGCTCATGGACTACGAGCGCCCGATGACCCGGATCGACTCGCGCACCGGCACGCCCTACAACACCTCCGCGCACTTCATCTGGATCGGCGAGCGCACCCGCGAGCTCGACGGCGCGCATGTCGACTTCCTCTCGCGCGTGCGCAATCCGATCGGCGTGAAGCTCGGGCCGACCACGAGCCCCGAGGTCATGATGGAGCTCGTCGAGAAGCTCGACCCGAACCGCGAGCCGGGGCGCCTGACCTTCATCACGCGCATGGGCGCCGGGAGGATCCGCGACGCGCTGCCCCCGCTGCTCGAGGCGATCAAGCGCAGCGACGCGAACCCGCTGTGGGTGACCGACCCGATGCACGGCAACGGCATCACGACGCCCACGGGCTACAAGACCCGTCGCTTCGACGACGTGGTCGACGAGGTCAAGGGCTTCTTCGAGGCGCACCGCGCCGCGGGCACGCACCCGGGCGGCATCCACGTCGAGCTCACGGGCGACGACGTCACCGAGTGCCTCGGCGGTTCCGAGCACATCGACGAGGACACCCTGGCCACGCGCTACGAGTCGCTGTGCGACCCCCGCCTGAACCACATGCAGTCGCTCGAGCTCGCGTTCCTGGTGGCCGAGGAGCTCGCCGCGCGCTGATCGCGCGCCGCCACGCCGACGGGCGGGCGCGTCATCCGATCGGATGGCGCGCCCGCCCGTTCGTCGTTCCGCCCCGGGCGTTCGTCCGGGCCGGGTCTCAGAGCGTGATGGATCCGACGATGCGCACGCTGCTCCCGGGCGCCGCGAGTTCGTCGGCGGCGGGAGTCTGCTCCTGCACGGTCGCGATCGGCCAGAAGATCTCGGGCAGTTCCTTCTCGACCGTGAAGCCCGCGGCCTCGAGGATCTGGATCGCCTCGGACATGGTCTTGCCGACCACGTTCGGCACCGCGATCGGTTCCGGGCCCTTGGAGACCGTCAGCCGCACCGTGTCGCCGGGGTTCATCGGATCGTCGAGCCAATCGGCCGTGATGACGACGTCGACGGGCACGTCGGGGCTGTACTGCGCGTCGGTGAACTCGACCTTCAGGCCCGCGTCCTCGAGGAGGGTCTGCGCCTCGGCGACCGCGCGTCCCTCGACGGGCGGCACGGGGCCGACCGAGACGACGAGCGTCATCGCGCCCCGCTCGGGATACTGCGCCGCCACGGCGGCGCCGTCGGCGCCCACCACCGCGATGACGCGGCCGGCCTCGACGTCGGCGGAGAACTGCTCCGCGCTGTCGTCGGCCACGGTGAAGGCGTCGAGGGCCGCGCGGGCCTCGTCCTCGGTCATGCCGGCGACGTTCGGCACGTCGAGCATCTGCGGACCGAGCGAGACGAACATGCGCACGACGGAGCCGCGCCGCGCGAGCGCGCCCTCGTCGGGGTCGGTGCCCGACACCTGGCCCTTCGGGATCTCGGGGTCGGTGCGTTCGGCCGGCTCCACCTGGAATCCGGCCTCCTCGAGCGCCTGCGCGGCGTTGTCGGGCAGCATGCCGGCCGTCTGGGGCACGGGGGCGAGCGAGCCCGGCCCGGCGCCGAAGTACCAGCCGGTCCCGGCCGCAAGCCCGGTGAGCAGCAGGACGAGGGCGAGCAGCCAGTATCCGCGTCGGCGCCGGCGGCTCGCCGCGTTGGCGAGGGCGACCGCGTCGCCTTCGACCTCCTCGTCGGCGACGGCGACGGCGCCCGTGGCGGAGCGGCCGGCGGGCGCGATCACGCGGGTCTCGGCGGTCGGGGCGAGGTCGCGGGTGCCGAGCACCATCGTGTCGCCGGACGCGCCGCGCAGGGCCGTGGACCGCAGCGCGGGTTCGAGCTCGCGGAGCCGATCGAGCATGATGCGCGCGTCGGCGGGTCGCTCGTCGGGGTCGCGCGAGGTCGCCCAGAGCACGAGCTCGTCGAGCTCGGGCGGCACGGACGGGTTGCGCGTGCTCGGCGCGGGCACGGACTCGTTCGCGTGCTGGTACGCGATCTGCATGGGCGCCTCGCCGACGTACGGCTGCTCGCCCGTGAGCATCTCGTAGGTCATGATGCCGAGCGCGTAGATGTCGCTGCGCGCGTCGGCGATGCCGCGCGTGACGAGCTCGGGGGAGAGGTAGGCGATCGTGCCGAGCAGCGCCTGGCCGGTCGCCGTGTTGGCGCTCGCGGCGCGCGCGAGCCCGAAGTCGCCGAGCTTGATACGGCCGTCGTCGGCGAGCAGCACGTTCTCGGGCTTGAGGTCGCGGTGCACGATGCCGGCCTTGTGCGCCGCCGCGAGCCCGGAGAGCACGGCGTCGAGGATGTCGATCGTCTGCTCGGGCGTCAGCCGCTTGTAGTCCTTGAGCAGGTCGCGCAACGTGATGCCGGGCAGGTACTCCATGACGAGGTACGCCATGTCGGCGTCCTGGCCCTGGTCGAAGACGTTGACCACGTTCGGATGGGCGAGGCGCGCGGCCGAGCGGGCCTCCTGCACGAAGCGCGTCTTGAAGGTGTTGTCGTCGGCGAGGTGCCCGTGCATGATCTTGATCGCCACGCGGCGCTCGAGTCGCAGGTCGGTGGCGAGGTAGACCGTGGCCATGCCGCCGCGGGCGATCCGCGAGCGCACCTGATAGCGGCCGTCGACGAGACGGCCGATCATCGGGTCGGCGGGCGCGGTGGTCACCGTACGAGTCTACGAAGGCTCGTATGCCCCCGGAGGGACACACGCCCGGCGGTTCAGGATCGCAACGGCATCGTGACGAACGGATGGCGCGTGCGCGTCAGCCGAGCTCAGTGAGCCAGCGCTCGGCCGAGGCCTCCCACTTGGCGAAGTGCCCGGGGTGGGCGCTGCGCTGCACGGCCTGCGCGGCATCCGCGAGCGACATCGACTCCCAGCCGTCGACGTCGAGCAGCCCGGGAGCGGTGCCCACGGTGGGGGAGTCGGGGCCACCGTAGAACGCCGCGGCGGCGCGTTCCGGGTCGCGCACCTCGTCGGCCGTGCCCCAGCCCTGGCTCGGTCGCTGCTGGAACAGTCCCAGGGAGTCCCGGTCGCCGTGGTCGAGGTTGCGCAGGCCGGATTCCTGGGCCGCGGCCGCGAGGGCGATGACGATGCCGCGGTCGGGGATGCCGCGGGCCCGTCCGACCGCGACGATGACGGCCGCGTTGGCGCGCATCTCGTCGTCGAGCGGCACGTCGAGCATGGCGACGGCGGTCGCCTCGACGGGAGCGGGCACCCGGAGCACGATCTCCTGCCCGGGAACGATGAACCCGTCGGCGGCGTCGGGGTTCAGCTCGACCAGCCGTTCGAGCGCGACGCCGTGGCGTTCGCCGATGCCGATCAGCGTGTCGCCCTCGACGACGACGTGCACGTCGTCCGCCGTCGCGGGAGCCGGCGCGGTCGGCCGGGACGCGTCGGCGGAGCCTTCGGGGACCGGATCCCCGTCTCGGGCGGGCAGGACGACGGTCTGGCCCGGGAAGATCAGGCTCGTCGGGCCGAGGCCGTTGGCGCTCAGCACGACGTCGGTGTCGAGGCCGTACGCCGCGGCGATCCCGCTGACGGTCTCGCCCGACCGCACGACGTGCCGGGCGATGTCGGGCCGGGGCACGGACGGCGTCGTGGAGGTCGCCGCGGCGCCGCCGGGCAGCGCGAGCCGCTGCCCGGGGAAGATCAGGCTCGACCAGCTCAATCCGTTCTCCGCCAGCACCTCGGCGGTCGAGAGTCCGTACCGGGCGGCGATCGCGCTCACGGTGTCGCCGTCGCGCACGGTCACCTCGGCGGGCAGCTCCGTTCCGGCTGCAGCCGCCGTCGCCGAGGCGCGCGCCGCAGGCGCCCCCGTGACCGCCTTGGGCTTCGGCTGGCGCTTGATGGTCTGCGGCGCGGCAGCCGCCGGCTGGACGAATCCGAGCGTCACGGCGATGGTGCTCGCGGCCGCGACGGGGAGAGTCAGGAGGCGACGGACCGTGCGGCCCCGGCGGTTCCGACCGGCGCCGGTGCCGCCGTCGGCCCCGTGGTCGGCGGGCGTCGCGCCCGAGTACTGCTCCATGGTCCCCCTCCGCACTGAGCGGATGCGGTCACCGTCTCACGCGGTCGGGTCCGAGTCAAACTCATCCGCGCGCGTCGCCGCGCCTCGCCGTGAAGGCGGTTCCGCGGTCCGTCCGGTCCGTGGCAGTCTGTACGCGTGACCGATGCCGAGCAGACCGAGTGGCTGACCGTTCCCGACCTGGTCGAGCGGCTGGGGCAGACCCCGAGCCGCATCCGTCGCCTGATCGACGAGCGGTACCTCCTGGCCAAGCGCGTCGACGGGGTGCTGAGGGTGCCCGCGGCGTTCCTCCGCGACGATGCGCCGCTGCCCGAGCTGCACGGCACGGTGATCGTGCTGGCCGACGCGGGCTTCAGCGACGAGGAGGCCCTGGAGTGGCTGCTCGGCGAGGAGGACAGCCTCGGGACCACTCCGATCGCGGCGCTCCGCGCGGGTCGCAAGTCCGAGGTGCGCCGGGTGGCGCAGGCGCTGGCGTAGCGGGCGTCAGCTGGCTCGGCGCGTCACGGCGCGGGCGAGGTCGGCGAGCGCGCCCGCGGCGTCGCGGTCGATCGGGGCCGACGACAGCGCGGCCATCGCGCGATCGGTCTGCTCGTCGATGACGCGCTCGAGCTCGTCGACGGCTCCGCACTCGCGGATCGTCCGCTGGAGCATCCGCACCTGCTCGGCGTCGAGCGCGGGATCGCCGAGGAGCTCGTCGAGCAGGCGGCGCTGACCCGAGGCGAGCCGTTCGCGGGCGATCGCGATGAGGACCGTGCGCTTGCCTTCCCGGAGGTCGTCGCCGGCGGGCTTGCCCGTCACGTCGGGGTCGCCGTAGACGCCCAGCAGGTCGTCGCGCAGCTGGAACGCGATGCCGAGGGGGAGGCCGAACGCCTGGAGCGCCTGGAGCTGGGCCGGCCCGCCGCCCGCGATGGCGCCTCCGATCACGAGCGGCGCCTCGATGCTGTACTTGGCCGACTTGTACACGACCACGCGCTCGGCGCGCGCGCGCTGCTCGTCGTCGGGCATGGCGAGCCATGCGCGCTCCTCGAGGATGTCGAGGTACTGGCCGACCGTGACCTCGGTGCGCATGCGGTTGAACTCCGTGCGCGCGGTGCGCGCCGCGGCGGGATCGGGCAGGACGGCGAGCCCCTCGTCGAGCAGCTCGTCGCTCCAGCCGAGCAGGAGGTCGCCGAGCAGGATCGCGGTCGCGCGACCGTAGTCCCCGGCGTCGCCCGCCCAGCCGGCCGTGCGGTGCTGCGCCTCGAACACACGATGGGCGGACGGCGCGCCGCGACGCGTGTCGGAGTGGTCGATGAGGTCGTCGTGCACGAGCGCCGCCGCGTGGAACACCTCGAGCGCCGCGGACGCGGACACGACGGCGTGGCGTTCGGCGAGCGTCGCGGCATCCGACCGGTCGCCGGCGGGACCGCGGACCGCCTGCCAGCCCCGATGGCAGAACTGCGCCCGGAAGCGCTTGCCACCGCTGAGAAAGCGCTTGGAGAATTCGGACATCGGGTCGAGGTCGGGCGCGATCGAGCGGAGAATGGAAGCACGGTCGTCAAGGAATTCCTCGAGGCGTTCGTTCACCAGATCGACGAGTCGGGGAGCCGGGACCATCGTCCTAGCCTAGCGACGACGCGCAGGCCTAGAATGGCGTCACGAAGCGTCGGTCCCGAGAAGGAGGGAATGAGATGCCGCTTTCAGAGCAGGAGCAGCGCCTTCTCGAGGAGATGGAGCGGAACCTCTACAAGAACGACGCCGATTTCGTGGCGACGGTCGGAGGTGCCGGCCGGGGTCGGCCCAACTACCGCGCGATCGTCCTCGGGGTCCTGCTCGCCGTCGCCGGCGCGGGCGCCCTCATCGGGGGCGTGGCCTCGCACCTGCTCATCGTCGGAGTGCTCGGGTTCGCCCTGATGTTCATCGGGGTGCTCGTGGCGCTCACGCCGTCCAAGCGCGCCGGCGCCGCACCGGTCTCCGGTCTCGGTGCGTCGACCTCCACCGCCGCCCCCCGCCAGGCGAAGCCGCGCGCCGGATTCATGGACCGCCTCAACGAGCGCTGGGACCGTCGCCAGGACGGGCACGACTGACACCTCCACGCTGAACACCGACTGACGGGCCGATCGGGGATCGGCCCGTTTCTCGTGTGCGCGGGCGTGCCTGCGGTGCCCTCCACCGTGCGGGACCTCCGCCCTCCACTTCGCACCACCGGGGCCCGGACGTGCACGGATCCGCGTCGCGGGGCGCCGTCGAGACGGGTCGTCCGCGGCGTCGGCGGTGCCGGATCGGGCCCATCGCGGTGCTGACCGGGCCCGGGCCATCCACTTCCCTCCACCTGCGAGATGCCTGAGAATACGGGCCTGCACTGAGGTGGAATCGCCGGAAACGAGCCAATGTCGTTGTCTGGTGGAGGGCAGTGGAGTAAAGTGGAGCCAGCACCTGGTTCCTGGCCGGAGGATGGGGGTGACGCGATGTTCCTCGGAAGCTACGAACCGAAGCTCGATGAGAAAGGCCGCGTCATTCTTCCGGCGAAGTTCCGGGATGAGCTGTCGAACGGCCTCGTGCTCACGCGAGGTCAGGAGCGCTGCATCTACGTGTTCAGCGCGCGGGAGTTCGAGAGCATGAGCGAGAAGATCCGCCAAGCCCCCGTCACGAGCAAGCAGGCGCGCGACTACATGCGCGTCTTCCTCTCAGGGGCCTCTGCGGAGACCCCCGACAAGCAGAATCGGGTCACCATCCCCGCGAACCTCCGCACGTATGCGGGGCTCGACCGCGACCTCACGGTCATCGGCGCGGGAACGCGGGTGGAGATCTGGGATGCGGCGGCGTGGCAGAGCTACCTCGCCGAGCAGGAGGCGGCCTTCGCAGAGACGGCGGAGGAGGTGATCCCCGGACTCTTCTAGGTCCCCGGGCTCCGACTCCCAGCCGTGCGAGCCTGCTGCACTTCCCCGCAGCAGGACGAACGGATGGGGATCGGGACCCGCGGGTCGCGGAGGGATGGGAGACAGCATGGACATCGAACGGATCCACACGCCGGTCATGCTCGAGCGCACGCTCGAACTGCTCGCTCCGGCGCTCGACCGCGACGGGGCCGTGTTCGTGGATGCCACGCTGGGCATGGGCGGGCACACCGCCGCGGTACTCGAGCGGTTCCCGGGCGCCACCGCGATCGGGCTCGACCGCGACACCGACGCGCTCGCGATCGCACGCGAGCGCCTGGCGCCGTTCGGCGACCGGGCGCGATTCGTGCACACCGTCTACGACGGCATCGCCGACGCCGTCCACCGCGAGGGCTTCGACGAGGTGGACGGGATCCTCTTCGACCTGGGGGTCTCGTCGCTCCAGCTCGACCGGGCCGAGCGCGGGTTCGCCTATGCGAAGGACGCGCCGCTCGACATGCGCATGGACTCGACGCGCGGCCGCACGGCGGCCGACGTGATCGCCGAGTACTCCGAGGAGGACCTGCGCCGCATCTTCCGCGACTACGGCGAGGAGAAGCTCGCCGCGCGATACGCACGGGCGATCGTGCGAGCGCGCGAGGTCGCACCGATCACGCGATCCGGGCGGCTCGTCGAGGTGCTGCACGAGGCCACCCCGGTCGCCGTGCAACGCGCGGGCCACCCCGCCAAGCGCGTGTTCCAGGCGCTGCGCATCGAGGTGAACGAGGAGCTCGCGGTGCTCGAGCGGGCGCTGCCCGCCGCGCTCGACCTCATCGCCGTCAGCGGTCGCATCGTCGTCCTCGCCTACCAGTCGCTCGAGGACCGCCTCGTCAAGCGCGTGCTCGCCGCGGCCTCCAGTTCCACCGCGCCCCCCGGGCTGCCGATGGAGCTGCCGGAGCACCGCCCGCAGTTCCGGCTCCTCGTGAGGGGCGCCGAGCTCGCGAGCGAGTCCGAGCAGGCGGAGAACCCGCGTGCCAAGCCGGTGCGACTGCGCGCCGCAGAACGAGTGAGGAGGCCGTCGTGAGCGCACTGCCGGCCCAGACCCGACCCGCACGGCGACTCGCGCCCGGGGCGGCGCCCGAGCGTTCGAGGCGGCTCCGCCCGGCGCCCGAGGCGGTCCGTCGAGCGCGCCCGAAGCTCGCGTACGCGGTGGTGTCGCTCGTCTCGATCGGGGCGATCGCGATGGTCCAGCTCCTGCTCTCCATCGCGATGACGCAGGGCGCCTACGAGCTCGACGCGCAGGTGCTGCGCCAGGCCGAGCTGCAGCGCGAGCAGCAGAAGCTCTCCGACGACCTCGACCGGCTCGAATCCCCGCAGTACCTGGCCATGAACGCCGAGGCGCTCGGGATGGTGCCGAACTCCGACCCGGTGTACCTGCGCCTGTCCGACGGCGCCGTGCTCGGGCAGCCGACCGC from Agromyces aurantiacus includes these protein-coding regions:
- a CDS encoding Rv2175c family DNA-binding protein, which encodes MTDAEQTEWLTVPDLVERLGQTPSRIRRLIDERYLLAKRVDGVLRVPAAFLRDDAPLPELHGTVIVLADAGFSDEEALEWLLGEEDSLGTTPIAALRAGRKSEVRRVAQALA
- a CDS encoding ROK family glucokinase, producing the protein MALAIGIDIGGTKIAGAVVDELGSIVRSQRVATPAGDTVALEDAVVEMIRALSEGEQIAAVGVAAAGFIDAAQSMVYYAPNIDWRNEPFREKLEARVGGTVVVENDANAAGWAEFRFGAGRMVSDMAMLTIGTGVGGAIVSGDRLFRGGFGAGAELGHLRVVPNGIACGCGQHGCLEQYGSGRALLRMANEIADAGGIGQALARARAEHGGLDGTIVGGLIAEEDPGALAALRQLGHWLGQASASLAAVLDPQRFVFGGGVAVAGELLLAPIREAFLDHLPARGYHPEPDFVIAELVNDAGVVGAADLARLWVEEHA
- the rsmH gene encoding 16S rRNA (cytosine(1402)-N(4))-methyltransferase RsmH, with the protein product MDIERIHTPVMLERTLELLAPALDRDGAVFVDATLGMGGHTAAVLERFPGATAIGLDRDTDALAIARERLAPFGDRARFVHTVYDGIADAVHREGFDEVDGILFDLGVSSLQLDRAERGFAYAKDAPLDMRMDSTRGRTAADVIAEYSEEDLRRIFRDYGEEKLAARYARAIVRAREVAPITRSGRLVEVLHEATPVAVQRAGHPAKRVFQALRIEVNEELAVLERALPAALDLIAVSGRIVVLAYQSLEDRLVKRVLAAASSSTAPPGLPMELPEHRPQFRLLVRGAELASESEQAENPRAKPVRLRAAERVRRPS
- the mraZ gene encoding division/cell wall cluster transcriptional repressor MraZ, coding for MFLGSYEPKLDEKGRVILPAKFRDELSNGLVLTRGQERCIYVFSAREFESMSEKIRQAPVTSKQARDYMRVFLSGASAETPDKQNRVTIPANLRTYAGLDRDLTVIGAGTRVEIWDAAAWQSYLAEQEAAFAETAEEVIPGLF
- a CDS encoding class II 3-deoxy-7-phosphoheptulonate synthase; the protein is MIAGLDYWRTLPIKQQPSWPDPEAAHAASAELATLPPLVFAGEVDMLRDRLAAASRGEAFLLQGGDCAETFAGATADQIRNRVKTVLQMAVVLTYGASMPVVKMGRMAGQFAKPRSSDTETRGDVTLPAYRGDIVNGYDFTPESRAADPSRLLQGYHMAASTLNLIRAFTQGGFADLRQVHAWNQGFAANPANVRYEKLAREIDRAVKFMDACGADFDELKRTEFYTGHEGLLMDYERPMTRIDSRTGTPYNTSAHFIWIGERTRELDGAHVDFLSRVRNPIGVKLGPTTSPEVMMELVEKLDPNREPGRLTFITRMGAGRIRDALPPLLEAIKRSDANPLWVTDPMHGNGITTPTGYKTRRFDDVVDEVKGFFEAHRAAGTHPGGIHVELTGDDVTECLGGSEHIDEDTLATRYESLCDPRLNHMQSLELAFLVAEELAAR
- the pknB gene encoding Stk1 family PASTA domain-containing Ser/Thr kinase; protein product: MIGRLVDGRYQVRSRIARGGMATVYLATDLRLERRVAIKIMHGHLADDNTFKTRFVQEARSAARLAHPNVVNVFDQGQDADMAYLVMEYLPGITLRDLLKDYKRLTPEQTIDILDAVLSGLAAAHKAGIVHRDLKPENVLLADDGRIKLGDFGLARAASANTATGQALLGTIAYLSPELVTRGIADARSDIYALGIMTYEMLTGEQPYVGEAPMQIAYQHANESVPAPSTRNPSVPPELDELVLWATSRDPDERPADARIMLDRLRELEPALRSTALRGASGDTMVLGTRDLAPTAETRVIAPAGRSATGAVAVADEEVEGDAVALANAASRRRRRGYWLLALVLLLTGLAAGTGWYFGAGPGSLAPVPQTAGMLPDNAAQALEEAGFQVEPAERTDPEIPKGQVSGTDPDEGALARRGSVVRMFVSLGPQMLDVPNVAGMTEDEARAALDAFTVADDSAEQFSADVEAGRVIAVVGADGAAVAAQYPERGAMTLVVSVGPVPPVEGRAVAEAQTLLEDAGLKVEFTDAQYSPDVPVDVVITADWLDDPMNPGDTVRLTVSKGPEPIAVPNVVGKTMSEAIQILEAAGFTVEKELPEIFWPIATVQEQTPAADELAAPGSSVRIVGSITL
- a CDS encoding DUF3040 domain-containing protein; the encoded protein is MPLSEQEQRLLEEMERNLYKNDADFVATVGGAGRGRPNYRAIVLGVLLAVAGAGALIGGVASHLLIVGVLGFALMFIGVLVALTPSKRAGAAPVSGLGASTSTAAPRQAKPRAGFMDRLNERWDRRQDGHD
- a CDS encoding lysophospholipid acyltransferase family protein; this translates as MFYWIMKHIVVGPILLSIFRPWVVGLENVPEEGPVILASNHLSFIDSIFLPLVVDRPVVFLAKSEYFTGKGLKGWATRMFFQAAGQLPIDRSGGKASEASLNTGLRVLGEGRILGIYPEGTRSPDARLYRGRTGVARMVLEAGVPVVPVAMIGTAEVMPIGTRLPKVRRVGIVFGEALDFSRFHGMEGDRFVLRSVTDELVYDLRALSGQQYVDVYASTVREQRAPQSR
- a CDS encoding muramidase family protein; its protein translation is MEQYSGATPADHGADGGTGAGRNRRGRTVRRLLTLPVAAASTIAVTLGFVQPAAAAPQTIKRQPKPKAVTGAPAARASATAAAAGTELPAEVTVRDGDTVSAIAARYGLSTAEVLAENGLSWSSLIFPGQRLALPGGAAATSTTPSVPRPDIARHVVRSGETVSGIAAAYGLDTDVVLSANGLGPTSLIFPGQTVVLPARDGDPVPEGSADASRPTAPAPATADDVHVVVEGDTLIGIGERHGVALERLVELNPDAADGFIVPGQEIVLRVPAPVEATAVAMLDVPLDDEMRANAAVIVAVGRARGIPDRGIVIALAAAAQESGLRNLDHGDRDSLGLFQQRPSQGWGTADEVRDPERAAAAFYGGPDSPTVGTAPGLLDVDGWESMSLADAAQAVQRSAHPGHFAKWEASAERWLTELG
- a CDS encoding polyprenyl synthetase family protein, which translates into the protein MVPAPRLVDLVNERLEEFLDDRASILRSIAPDLDPMSEFSKRFLSGGKRFRAQFCHRGWQAVRGPAGDRSDAATLAERHAVVSASAALEVFHAAALVHDDLIDHSDTRRGAPSAHRVFEAQHRTAGWAGDAGDYGRATAILLGDLLLGWSDELLDEGLAVLPDPAAARTARTEFNRMRTEVTVGQYLDILEERAWLAMPDDEQRARAERVVVYKSAKYSIEAPLVIGGAIAGGGPAQLQALQAFGLPLGIAFQLRDDLLGVYGDPDVTGKPAGDDLREGKRTVLIAIARERLASGQRRLLDELLGDPALDAEQVRMLQRTIRECGAVDELERVIDEQTDRAMAALSSAPIDRDAAGALADLARAVTRRAS